In one Rutidosis leptorrhynchoides isolate AG116_Rl617_1_P2 chromosome 8, CSIRO_AGI_Rlap_v1, whole genome shotgun sequence genomic region, the following are encoded:
- the LOC139863894 gene encoding uncharacterized protein, whose amino-acid sequence MDVFVEQGEIPRLRDVRDGFSSIELLFVPMTGLYNQYPQRHQWHDENDSSSEDDFQEYNHRDRRPIRNQNRKEDFCLKFDLPSFNGNLNIEEFLDWITEVERFFEFTGIEENKQYQALRQGQKTVAEYTADFLRLTSRNNLMETEGQQISCYLYGLRPTIQEKIGCQVIMSLTEACNLARRTETMTTRGNFGNYQNASTSRSPIKTNTNQQPEVIPQPEANNKEAGKKPMSNAYSRPTGEKCYRCNQSGYKSNNCPQQRPINYTQYDEGFDEEENTNDNDGVCNPDGGNEYTTTLVVRKVFGSCENIISRDRAAKLKLPVEKHPEPYSIVWITDGSGIKVTERCQVPLSIGKYYKDEVLCDIVDMNACHLLFGRPWTIYLLIVKEVFNTNSVIDLTGLPQAIQQLLSQFSDLMPSKLPEELPPMRDIQQWIDLVLGACLPKFSHYRMNPKESAILQQMVEDLLNKGLIHVSMSPCTVPSLLTPKKDRSWRMCVDSHAINKIMVRYRFPIPRLEDMLDRLSGATIFTKIDLRSGYHQIRIRPGDEWKTTFKTKEGLYEWIVMVSVMHQVPSCNS is encoded by the exons ATGGACGTGTTtgtcgagcaaggtgaaatccctcggctaagggatgtgcgtGACGGATTCTCTTCTATAGAATTAttgtttgtgcctat gacgggtctctacaatcaaTATCCCCAACGACATCAATGGCATGATGAAAACGATTCATCATCAGAGGATGACTTCCAAGAGTACAATCACCGTGATCGCCGTCCGATACGGAACCAAAACAGAAAGGAAGatttttgtttaaagtttgatcttCCATCTTTTAATGGAAATCTTAACATCGAAGAGTTCTTGGACTGGATCACGGAAGTAGAACGATTTTTTGAGTTTACTGGTATAGAGGAAAACAAGCAG TATCAAGCATTACGACAAGGTCAAAAGACGGTGGCAGAGTATACtgcggatttcttgaggttgactTCCAGGAACAATCTTATGGAAACAGAGGGTCAACAAATATCATGTTATCTGTATGGATTAAGACCAACTATTCAAGAAAAAATTGGGTGTCAAGTAATCATGTCGTTAACAGAAGCATGCAACCTTGCACGAAGGACCGAGACAATGACCACCCGCGGGAACTTTGGTAATTATCAAAACGCATCAACATCCCGCTCACCAATCAAAACTAATACCAATCAACAACCTGAAGTTATACCGCAACCAGAGGCGAATAATAAGGAAGCAGGGAAGAAACCTATGAGTAATGCTTATAGTCGACCAACCGGGGAAAAGTGTTATCGATGCAATCAATCGGGGTATAAGTCTAATAATTGTCCCCAACAACGACCAATCAACTATACACAATATGATGAAGGTTTCGACGAAGAGGAAAATACTAATGACAACGATGGTGTGTGCAACCCTGATGGTGGAAACGAGTATACTACCACTTTGGTTGTGCGCAAGGTTTT TGGAAGTTGCGAGAATATTATTTCACGTGATCGAGCGGCGAAGTTGAAATTGCCCGTTGAGAAACATCCCGAACCCTATAGTATTGTATGGATCACGGACGGGTCGGGCATTAAGGTTACTGAACGTTGTCAAGTGCCTTTGTCTATAGGGAAGTATTATAAGGATGAGGTATTATGCGACATTGTCGATATGAATGCTTGCCATCTTCTTTTCGGTAGGCCTTG GACCATTTATTTGCTTATTGTTAAAGAGGTTTTTAATACCAATTCCGTCATTGACCTTACTGGTCTACCCCAAGCAATACAACAACTCCTCTCACAATTTTCAGATTTAATGCCTAGTAAGCTACCAGAGGAACTCCCACCAATGCGGGACATCCAACAATGGATCGACCTCGTCCTAGGTGCATGTTTACCAAAATTTTCCCACTATCGGATGAACCCAAAAGAAAGCGCCATCCTCCAACAAATGGTTGAAGATTTGCTCAACAAAGGTCTTATTCACGTAAGTATGAGTCCATGTACGGTGCCCTCCCTCTTAACTCCAAAGAAAGACAGAAGCTGGCGAATGTGTGTGGACAGTCACGCTATCAACAAAATCATGGTACGTTATCGTTTTCCTATTCCCCGTCTTGAAGATATGCTTGATAGATTGTCAGGTGCTACAATTTTCACTAAAATTGACTTGCGAAGTGGCTACCATCAAATTCGAATTAGACCGGGCGACGAGTGGAAAACAACATTCAAAACAAAAGAGGGTCTTTATGAGTGGATCGTCATGGTCTCAGTAATGCACCAAGTACCTTCATGCAACTCATGA